In Zingiber officinale cultivar Zhangliang chromosome 11B, Zo_v1.1, whole genome shotgun sequence, a single window of DNA contains:
- the LOC122033525 gene encoding protein trichome birefringence-like 38 codes for MGNRAPSTFLLCFGAVLSLLLSATASLHPDGANGFAAAMTAKGRRTRATGVSCNLFQGSWVYDESYPAYDSSTCPFIDPEFDCQRYGRPDKDYLKYRWSPDFCSLPRFNGLDFLTKHRGKKIMFVGDSLSQNQWLSLACMLHAAVPDAETSFRNSAPLSTITFQEYGVSVMRYHTTYLVDVVKEPVGRVLKLESIQSGSAWTAADVLIFNTWHWWTHKGKSQPWDYIEYGGKMYKDMDRLEAFGKGLTTWARWVDSNVNPATTRVFFQGISPTHYQAKEWGGAGTKDCDKQTQPVSGSSYPGGPEPAQSVVKSVLSGVSKPVFLLDVTLLSQLRKDGHPSAYSGDHEGMDCSHWCLAGVPDTWNQILYAALA; via the exons ATGGGGAACAGAGCTCCTTCGACCTTTCTCCTCTGCTTCGGTGCTGTCCTCTCCCTTCTGCTCTCCGCCACTGCGTCTCTTCACCCCGACGGCGCCAACGGCTTTGCCGCCGCCATGACGGCGAAAGGGCGGAGGACGCGTGCCACCGGCGTGAGCTGCAACCTGTTCCAGGGCAGCTGGGTCTACGACGAGTCGTACCCGGCCTACGACTCCTCCACCTGCCCCTTCATCGACCCCGAGTTCGACTGCCAACGCTACGGCCGCCCCGACAAGGACTACCTCAAGTACCGGTGGAGCCCTGACTTCTGCAGCCTCCCAAG GTTCAACGGGTTGGATTTTTTGACGAAACACAGAGGGAAGAAGATCATGTTCGTGGGGGACTCTCTGAGCCAGAACCAGTGGCTCTCCCTGGCTTGCATGCTCCATGCCGCCGTGCCCGACGCCGAGACGAGCTTCAGAAACTCAGCCCCTCTCTCTACCATCACGTTTCAG GAATATGGAGTGTCGGTCATGCGCTACCACACCACCTACCTGGTCGACGTCGTCAAGGAACCCGTCGGCCGCGTCCTCAAGCTCGAATCGATCCAATCCGGCTCGGCCTGGACAGCAGCGGACGTGCTCATCTTCAACACCTGGCACTGGTGGACTCACAAAGGAAAGAGCCAGCCGTGGGACTACATCGAATACGGCGGGAAGATGTACAAAGACATGGACCGGCTTGAGGCCTTCGGCAAGGGTCTGACCACCTGGGCCAGATGGGTCGACTCCAACGTCAATCCTGCCACGACCAGAGTCTTCTTCCAGGGCATCTCTCCTACCCATTACCA GGCGAAAGAATGGGGCGGCGCCGGGACGAAGGATTGCGATAAGCAGACGCAGCCGGTGAGCGGATCGTCGTACCCGGGCGGTCCGGAGCCGGCGCAGTCCGTGGTGAAGAGCGTGCTGAGCGGCGTGTCGAAGCCGGTGTTCTTGCTCGACGTGACTCTGCTCTCGCAGCTTCGGAAGGACGGGCACCCGTCCGCGTACAGCGGAGACCATGAAGGGATGGACTGCAGCCACTGGTGCCTCGCCGGCGTTCCGGACACCTGGAATCAGATCCTGTATGCAGCTCTGGCGTGA
- the LOC122033524 gene encoding uncharacterized protein LOC122033524 — translation MEESGGVVAEQVAAARTRAAVKQLHFGEGEEMKLAAVAEIKKVVAGDTQEKRRMAALGVIPPMVAMVAELKDEHRRRLVVETLEQLAHGTFKNKALIVEAGLLVKLGGPKVNSSELEKTQCLAPLLSSLSSLAKTEFPIDARQMLPFLIQILNSNATTKQSKLACVAALYNLSTKLENIKAIVSSGAVHELLKLSQNRVIGGGGGAEGALSTLSNLMLSETGKRAIADDPIAVEALMETMAREDEPKCQELAAYLLMVVAHRSNEQRRRMAELGIVQLALEVALLGSPLAQKRALKMLQWFKNEGRERIRGHSGPQPEELLTSADSSTCERQLRECKKAVRRMVKQSLDRNMEVITRRAHAPEGFSRLKTLAATSSSKSLPC, via the exons ATGGAGGAGAGCGGCGGAGTGGTTGCAGAACAAGTAGCGGCGGCGAGGACGCGGGCGGCGGTGAAGCAACTTCACTTCGGTGAGGGCGAGGAGATGAAGCTGGCGGCGGTGGCAGAGATTAAGAAGGTCGTTGCTGGGGATACACAAGAGAAGCGGCGAATGGCGGCGCTAGGAGTCATCCCGCCGATGGTGGCGATGGTGGCGGAGTTGAAGGATGAGCATCGCCGGAGGCTGGTGGTTGAAACGCTTGAGCAGTTAGCTCACGGCACATTCAA GAACAAGGCACTCATCGTGGAGGCTGGATTGCTGGTCAAACTGGGAGGGCCCAAGGTCAACTCCTCTGAGCTCGAAAAGACCCAATGTTTGGCTCCCCTGCTTTCGTCCCTCTCCTCCCTCGCAAAGACGGAATTCCCAATTGACGCGAGGCAAATGCTGCCTTTTCTAATCCAAATCCTCAACTCTAATGCAACTACAAAGCAATCCAAGCTCGCTTGCGTAGCCGCGCTCTACAACCTCTCCACGAAGCTGGAGAACATCAAAGCCATCGTTTCCAGCGGCGCCGTCCACGAACTCCTCAAGTTATCCCAGAACCGAGTcattggcggcggcggcggcgcggAGGGCGCTTTGTCGACTCTGAGCAACTTAATGCTGAGCGAAACAGGGAAGCGCGCCATCGCTGACGACCCGATCGCCGTAGAAGCTCTAATGGAGACGATGGCGCGGGAGGACGAGCCCAAGTGCCAAGAGCTCGCCGCATACTTGCTGATGGTGGTGGCTCACCGGAGCAACGAGCAGAGGAGGCGGATGGCGGAGCTGGGGATAGTGCAACTGGCCCTGGAGGTGGCGTTGTTGGGATCTCCCCTGGCGCAGAAGAGGGCGCTTAAGATGCTGCAGTGGTTCAAGAACGAGGGCAGGGAGCGGATTCGAGGGCATTCCGGGCCACAGCCGGAGGAGTTACTGACTTCAGCGGACTCGTCAACTTGCGAGCGACAGCTGAGGGAGTGCAAGAAGGCGGTGAGGAGGATGGTGAAGCAGAGTCTGGACAGGAATATGGAGGTGATCACGAGGAGAGCTCATGCGCCGGAGGGCTTCTCTCGTTTGAAGACTCTGGCGGCCACTTCCAGTTCCAAGAGCTTGCCTTGCTGA